A stretch of Desulfotalea psychrophila LSv54 DNA encodes these proteins:
- a CDS encoding aminoglycoside phosphotransferase family protein: MQEKDRAVVTELLQKAGREDFIPLQENQLAGDGSSRRFYRLASGGETLIAVLPAGEEAKDRAESRAAYHIGGYLLACGTPVPAIYGWDEASGGLLFQDLGNTRLQDVAHTEEGRQLYRQLVRALAGMNCRARGIDSSWCWDSPCYDRSLMLERESGYFLRAFWQGLLGQEVPIGLAEEFSSLADAVSLYSTDFFLHRDFQSRNIMIHAGRPSIIDFQGGRRGPLGYDLASLLYDPYVDLDEDFRALLWEDYLAALGAQIDISREDFAKQYSLLACQRSLQIIGAFSWLSAVAKKTFFVQFIRPSLLNLEKILSAPYYQNYRVLRQTVRRGLSLYR, encoded by the coding sequence ATGCAAGAAAAAGATAGGGCTGTGGTGACTGAGTTACTGCAGAAGGCTGGCAGAGAGGATTTTATCCCTTTGCAGGAGAATCAGCTGGCAGGAGATGGATCTTCACGGCGTTTTTATCGATTAGCCAGTGGTGGCGAGACCCTCATTGCCGTCTTGCCGGCTGGAGAGGAGGCAAAGGATAGGGCTGAATCTCGTGCTGCCTACCATATAGGAGGTTATCTTCTGGCCTGTGGTACTCCCGTTCCCGCGATATACGGTTGGGATGAGGCTTCTGGAGGCTTGCTCTTTCAGGACCTTGGTAATACTCGCCTGCAGGATGTGGCCCATACAGAAGAGGGACGACAGCTTTATCGCCAGCTTGTTCGTGCCCTTGCCGGCATGAACTGTAGGGCACGAGGCATTGACAGCAGTTGGTGTTGGGATAGTCCCTGCTATGACAGGAGCCTGATGCTGGAGCGAGAGTCCGGTTATTTTTTGCGGGCATTTTGGCAGGGTCTGCTCGGTCAGGAGGTGCCCATTGGTCTTGCAGAGGAGTTCTCCTCCCTTGCTGATGCTGTTTCATTATACTCCACCGACTTTTTTCTCCATCGCGATTTTCAGTCGCGAAATATTATGATCCATGCCGGTAGGCCCTCTATTATTGATTTTCAGGGAGGACGCCGGGGCCCATTAGGCTATGATCTGGCCTCTCTTCTCTATGATCCCTATGTTGATCTGGACGAAGATTTTCGTGCCCTGCTCTGGGAGGACTACCTTGCTGCTCTGGGTGCGCAGATAGATATTAGCCGAGAGGACTTTGCCAAGCAGTACAGTCTCCTTGCCTGTCAGCGTAGTCTACAGATAATAGGGGCCTTTTCCTGGTTGTCAGCGGTGGCAAAGAAGACATTTTTTGTCCAATTTATCAGACCATCTCTGCTCAATTTGGAGAAAATACTTTCAGCCCCTTACTACCAAAATTATAGGGTGCTGAGACAGACAGTTCGCAGGGGCCTAAGTCTATATAGATAA
- a CDS encoding LpxI family protein: MFGFKRQIIPEKIGIIAGGGQFPLLFIEAARRAGRSVAVVAHRSETDPEVAKAADSCCWVKLGQLGKILSFFKKEGVGETVFVGTITKTRIFHDIMPDVRALTLWNKIDIKQDDAILRAVAGALEKDGVKVLESTIYLQELLFPRGTLTAKSLSKDQRKDVEFGWKNARAIGAMDIGQTVVVRDCSVVAVEAIEGTDAAIKRGGELAREKAVVVKVRKPGQDFRFDLPATGIQTIQSLASVKGAVLAVEAGQSLLFDREAMVAAADAAGIVVVGVVENSDGSLLID, encoded by the coding sequence ATGTTTGGTTTTAAAAGACAAATTATTCCGGAAAAAATAGGTATTATCGCAGGTGGTGGCCAGTTCCCTCTACTCTTTATAGAGGCGGCTCGTCGGGCCGGGCGTAGTGTGGCAGTTGTTGCCCATCGTAGCGAAACGGATCCAGAAGTTGCTAAGGCCGCAGATAGTTGTTGTTGGGTAAAACTTGGCCAGTTGGGAAAAATCCTCTCCTTTTTCAAAAAGGAGGGGGTTGGTGAAACAGTCTTTGTCGGCACCATCACCAAGACACGGATATTTCACGATATCATGCCCGATGTTAGGGCTCTGACCCTATGGAATAAGATTGATATAAAGCAGGATGATGCTATTCTCCGTGCCGTTGCTGGTGCCCTCGAAAAAGATGGGGTTAAGGTGCTAGAGTCGACGATTTATCTGCAGGAACTGCTCTTTCCGAGAGGGACCTTGACGGCTAAAAGTCTCAGCAAGGATCAGCGTAAGGACGTTGAGTTTGGCTGGAAAAACGCTAGGGCCATCGGGGCCATGGATATTGGTCAGACCGTTGTTGTTCGTGATTGCTCGGTGGTGGCGGTTGAGGCCATTGAGGGTACCGATGCGGCCATAAAGCGTGGTGGTGAGCTTGCCCGTGAAAAGGCGGTGGTTGTTAAGGTGCGAAAGCCCGGACAGGATTTCCGTTTTGATCTGCCGGCCACGGGTATTCAGACCATTCAGAGTCTTGCCTCGGTTAAGGGTGCTGTCCTCGCCGTAGAGGCGGGGCAATCCCTGCTCTTTGATCGTGAGGCCATGGTGGCCGCGGCTGATGCCGCTGGTATTGTGGTGGTTGGTGTGGTGGAAAATAGCGATGGCTCTCTGCTCATTGATTAG
- a CDS encoding nucleotidyltransferase family protein, which yields MKFQEEVDMQAMILAAGFGTRLLPFTAIRPKPLFPILDTPLLILTIRRLQHAGFRKIIVNCHHLREQIVQAVQGIDGLIIQEEETILGTGGGLRRALSCLDDAPLLVTNSDIYHNLDYRSLYDAHLRACLPVTMAMHDCPRFNGVGVLGEEVVGFGAGSLKNAAFSGLHVLDPWVLRDIEEESFSCIIDRYKRLLAGGGRISSYRMDESYWADMGTLADYLDLHAGLLSSRVPVLAELLPAVQLSSVPPEGVEVTDWAYLPDSVRVKGACRLARSVVWPGAELLEGCSYRDTIVTSEMSLGGEVI from the coding sequence TTGAAGTTTCAGGAAGAGGTTGATATGCAGGCAATGATTTTGGCGGCGGGTTTTGGTACTCGTCTTCTACCCTTTACAGCAATACGGCCTAAACCTCTTTTTCCCATTTTGGATACGCCCCTGTTGATTTTGACCATTAGGCGATTGCAGCATGCGGGATTTAGAAAAATTATTGTCAACTGTCATCATCTGCGGGAGCAGATTGTCCAGGCTGTGCAGGGGATTGATGGCCTTATTATTCAGGAAGAGGAGACGATTCTTGGCACTGGCGGTGGTTTGCGCAGGGCCCTGAGCTGTCTGGACGATGCGCCTTTGCTGGTGACAAACAGTGATATCTATCACAACCTGGACTATCGGAGCCTGTATGATGCACATTTACGGGCGTGCCTGCCCGTAACCATGGCCATGCATGATTGCCCTCGTTTTAACGGGGTTGGGGTGCTGGGAGAAGAGGTGGTGGGCTTTGGTGCCGGGTCACTGAAAAATGCAGCTTTTTCTGGTTTGCATGTTCTCGATCCCTGGGTTTTAAGGGATATAGAGGAGGAGAGCTTTTCCTGTATTATAGATCGCTACAAAAGGCTCTTGGCAGGTGGTGGGAGGATTTCATCCTACCGAATGGATGAGTCTTATTGGGCGGATATGGGTACTCTTGCCGACTATCTCGATCTGCATGCGGGTTTGTTGTCCTCTCGGGTGCCGGTGCTTGCCGAGCTTTTGCCTGCTGTTCAATTAAGCTCGGTGCCCCCTGAAGGTGTGGAGGTGACCGATTGGGCCTATTTGCCGGACTCTGTCCGGGTAAAAGGAGCCTGTCGCTTGGCCCGTTCCGTGGTCTGGCCCGGGGCGGAACTTCTGGAAGGCTGTTCCTATAGGGATACCATTGTGACATCTGAGATGAGTCTTGGCGGAGAGGTTATCTGA